In Merismopedia glauca CCAP 1448/3, the genomic window TTGAGGATTGGGGATTGGGAACAGAGATAAAGTGTTAAAGGTTTTATGGCTTATACAGCTAATTTGCCCACAGGAGAGAGAGTTTATCTAGCTAATCCAAAAGAACAAACTAAGATTAACTCCTCATTTAGTAGTCCTTCTCAACAGCAAAGTCAAAGTTATAGTTTGAGTACGGGAAAATGGACTGTTCCACCAACTTTGTTTAAAACTAGAAATGCAGCCATTGTGAGAATTGAAGCTGCTGGGGGACAGTTTTTCTTAGAGTTACAAAGAGGTAGTATTAGAGTTTTAGGTGAATTACCAGATTTAATGGGGGCTGAAATATTACCTCTACAACCTGAATCAGAAGCAGAAGTAGAGGATAACTGGCAAGAGATGCCCCCCATGCGTCCTATGTCACCAATGCGGATGGGAAATATGAAGATGGAAATGGGAAAACCAGAATCGTCTTCACTTAAAGCCAAGTTTTGTCCTCAATGTGGTGCAGCAGTCAACAAAAGCGATCGCTTTTGTGCCCAATGTGGTAATCTGCTAACTACTTGATTTGAAAAGAATCAAAAAACTTTTGCCCTTCTGGAAATTCTACGTTGCCATCTTCTGCTACTAAAATAGCTTGGTAGAGTTTAAAGTTTTTAGGATCGGCAAACATTCTTTGTTTAGCTACCAAAGTACCTTGACCTTGCATAATAAGCTCTCTACCTTCATATCCATTGAGCTTAATTTTAGTTTCTTTCGTTATCTTAGCATTAGCACTTCTAGCTGCATTGTCGCGAGCGCCATCTAAGCCTTTTTCAACATCGAATTTTGTTCCTGGTGGTAAAGGAACATTACTAACCGCAGTTGCATAAAATCTTTTATTAGCTTGATCTGGATAATTGACTAGAATAAAATTGATTTCTTTACCAGCCGAATTAACAGTTCGTTTCTGTTCTTGTGGTTTGGCAGGAAAATCAGCACTATAAGAGCTATCTTCTGATTTATAACTGTACCAATTACCAGTGTTAGAGCTAGTATTTGGAGTGACTGATGGACTAGAAGTTTCAGGAGTAGAAATTTGAGCCGAAGGACTGGGAGATGCAGTTTGGGTGTTTGATTCTTTAGGGGAATTACAGCCGCTAATTGGTAAGAATCCTGCCAAGATTACAGGGATAAAAACAGATAACCCTAACTGCTTTTTGGAAAAAATATGCATTTTTAAATTCGATTTGTGGACAGTTTTTTGATTATAGTCGCAAATTGCTAATTATCTAGAAGGATATTTGGTTTCCACCTTTGGGAAATTTAGAGTCGGAATTCCAGCTAAATCTAGGATTTGTGGAATTAAATCTTCACGCTTAACCGCCATCAGATGGACACCTTGACAAAGTTGACTTGCCATCTTTACTTGTTCAGCAGCAATTTCGATCCCTTCTGCTAAGGGAGTTTCAGCTTGAGCTAAACGGTCAATGATGTGTTGAGGAATTTGGACTCCAGGCACACATCTATTAATAAACTCAGCATTTTTAGCTGATTTCAGCAAAAATATGCCAGCCAAAATTGGTTTATTGCATCCTGTGGCTATTTGGAGCATGAATTTATCTAATTTATCAAAATCACAAATCAACTGACTTTGAAAAAATTGGGCACCTGCTTCTAGTTTACGCTCAAATCGTTGCTTCAGTCCCGACCAGCTACCACATTGAGGATCTACCGCCGCACCAGGGAATAAATCTAAAGTACCATCAGACAGGGGCTTAAGATTTTGATCTACACCTTGGTTTAGTTTTTGAATTAGTTGTAATAACCGGACTGATTCAACATCAAATACACCTTTAGCGTCAGGATGATCGCCCGCTTTGACTGGATCTCCAGTTAGAGCCAGTATGTTGCGAATTCCTAAAGCATGAGCGCCCATCAAGTCAGCTTGAAGCGCAATCCGATTGCGATCGCGACACGCTAATTGACAAATTGGTTCGATCCCATGCTGTAATAAAATGACTGAAGCCGCAACTGGACTCATCCGCAGTACGGCTCGACTCCCATCGGTAATATTTACTGCATGGACTCTACCTTTGAGAGTTTGCGCCATTTGTAACATATGAGTCGGATCTCCGCCTTTGGGGGGTGCGACTTCAGCCGTAATCAGAAACTCGCCAGCTTCAACAGCAGCACGAAAATTGTTTTGAGTCATATGGGAAGAAGGAAGAGGGAAGAGGGAAGAGGGAAGAGGGAAGAGAAAATTTACTACTCAACCACCAGCTATCAACAATTAACCATCAACAATCAACTATAAAGGGACAGAATAGCCTAAAGCGGCTTTGACTTGAGCTAGGGTTTGATTTGCTACTGCTTCAGCTTGAATTTTTCCATCTCTCAAGACTGATTCTAAATACTCTCTATCATCCATCACCATCTGATACTTTTCTTGAATTGGTGCCAGCGCAGCGATCGCGGTTTCGGTTAATAATGGTTTAAACTGACCCCAACCCATATCTTGACATTCTAAGGCTACTTCCTCTTTGGTTTTCCCACCTAGTAGCATATATAAAGATAGAAGATTATGACACTCTGGTCTGTCTGGATCGTCGAAAGCTAAACCCTTAACTAAGTCAGTTTTACAGCGTTTGATTTTTTTGGCGATCGCATCTGGAGGATCTAGCAGGTTAATTCGACTCATCTCAGAAGGATCTGATTTGGACATTTTCTTGGTTCCATCCGTCAAACTCATCACCCTGGCTCCAACATCGCGGATTAAGGGTTTTGGCAGCTTGAATACAGGCTTTTTACGCGCAAATTTATGATTAAAACTCGCCGCAATATCTCTAGTTAATTCTAAATGCTGTTTTTGATCTTCTCCAACTGGAACCCCATCAGCTTGATAAAGCAAAATATCCGCCGCCATCAACACTGGATAATCTAATAGTCCCACATTCACGTTTTCCCCCTGCTTAATGGCTTTTTCCTTAAACTGAATCATATCTTCCAGCCAGTTCAGGGGAGTAATGCAATTGAGCAACCAAGTCAGTTCACTGTGAGCCGGAACATGAGATTGAATGAAGATGTGAGAATGCTCTAAATCGATGCCACAAGCTAAATAGAGAGCAGCTATTGTATAAGTGTTACCTGCTAAAGTGTTTGGATCGTGAGGGGCGGTAATGGCGTGTAAATCGACCACACAGAAGTAGTTATCATATTTACTTTGTTCCTGTACCCAATTACGAATAGCACCTAAATAATTACCTAAATGGAGATTACCAGTCGGTTGAACTCCTGAAAGCACTCGCGGTTTATTCATGACAATTATTGGCGCTGAAAGCTGGGAAAAGTTACTGTAGAAAACTTAATCTTATCTATTCAGATGGCGATCGCGCTAGATACAGACGCTTGAGCATTACTATTAACTTTCATAAATATTCAATCTCAAGACTTTGGGGAATTAGAAAGTAAATAATTTTCAGTTTCTAATCCCCAATGTTTATTTGCTACTGGCTAAAGCTTGCTGCAAACGATCGCCATCCCAACCTCTAGATCGCAAAATCAGCCAAGATTGAATGAGATCTGGTCCATGTACTTCCCCAGTTAAAGCCGCACGGAGCGATCGCATTACTGCTCCTTTCTTCACATTTTGGGCTTTGGTGACCTGTTTGATAATCTCTGGGGCAGTTTCGGCATTTAGCTCGGATTTGTCGCTGCTAGCAGCTAAGATATCGGTTAGAATGTCTTTAGCTTGAGGCTGCTGTAATTGAGCCGTAGCTTCTTCATTGGCTTCCACAGTCGGAATGAAAAACATCCG contains:
- a CDS encoding zinc ribbon domain-containing protein yields the protein MAYTANLPTGERVYLANPKEQTKINSSFSSPSQQQSQSYSLSTGKWTVPPTLFKTRNAAIVRIEAAGGQFFLELQRGSIRVLGELPDLMGAEILPLQPESEAEVEDNWQEMPPMRPMSPMRMGNMKMEMGKPESSSLKAKFCPQCGAAVNKSDRFCAQCGNLLTT
- a CDS encoding methylenetetrahydrofolate reductase gives rise to the protein MTQNNFRAAVEAGEFLITAEVAPPKGGDPTHMLQMAQTLKGRVHAVNITDGSRAVLRMSPVAASVILLQHGIEPICQLACRDRNRIALQADLMGAHALGIRNILALTGDPVKAGDHPDAKGVFDVESVRLLQLIQKLNQGVDQNLKPLSDGTLDLFPGAAVDPQCGSWSGLKQRFERKLEAGAQFFQSQLICDFDKLDKFMLQIATGCNKPILAGIFLLKSAKNAEFINRCVPGVQIPQHIIDRLAQAETPLAEGIEIAAEQVKMASQLCQGVHLMAVKREDLIPQILDLAGIPTLNFPKVETKYPSR
- the trpS gene encoding tryptophan--tRNA ligase, with the protein product MNKPRVLSGVQPTGNLHLGNYLGAIRNWVQEQSKYDNYFCVVDLHAITAPHDPNTLAGNTYTIAALYLACGIDLEHSHIFIQSHVPAHSELTWLLNCITPLNWLEDMIQFKEKAIKQGENVNVGLLDYPVLMAADILLYQADGVPVGEDQKQHLELTRDIAASFNHKFARKKPVFKLPKPLIRDVGARVMSLTDGTKKMSKSDPSEMSRINLLDPPDAIAKKIKRCKTDLVKGLAFDDPDRPECHNLLSLYMLLGGKTKEEVALECQDMGWGQFKPLLTETAIAALAPIQEKYQMVMDDREYLESVLRDGKIQAEAVANQTLAQVKAALGYSVPL